The proteins below are encoded in one region of Pleuronectes platessa chromosome 12, fPlePla1.1, whole genome shotgun sequence:
- the srp19 gene encoding signal recognition particle 19 kDa protein, with amino-acid sequence MAHLTQNPADKLRFVCLYPVYINNKKTLAEGRRIPTEKAVENPSCTEIRDVLTAAGMNVYMENKMHPREWNRDVQFRGRVRVQLKQEDGCLCQDKFSSRKDVMFYVAEMIPKLKTRTQKSGGGESSSQQGEGGKKSKKKKK; translated from the exons ATGGCTCATTTAACACAGAATCCCGCCGACAAGTTGAG GTTCGTCTGTCTCTACCCAGTTTACATCAACAATAAGAAGACGCTGGCTGAGGGACGCAGGATCCCGACAGAGAAG GCTGTGGAGAATCCGTCCTGCACTGAGATCCGAGACGTCCTGACGGCTGCTGGCATGAACGTCTACATGGAG aacAAAATGCATCCCAGGGAGTGGAACCGGGACGTCCAGTTCAGAGGTCGTGTCAGAGTTCAGCTGAAGCAGGAAGATGGTTGTCTCTGTCAGGACAAATTCAGCTCCC GTAAAGATGTGATGTTTTACGTTGCGGAGATGATCCCTAAATTAAAGACTCGGACCCAGAAgagtgggggaggagagagcagctctcagcagggagagggagggaagaagagcaagaaaaagaagaaatag